The proteins below are encoded in one region of Salvelinus namaycush isolate Seneca chromosome 39, SaNama_1.0, whole genome shotgun sequence:
- the LOC120032641 gene encoding ubinuclein-2-like isoform X4: MAEPRKVQFVTLSAFAAGSATETRKRRLEDDEADIDLDADGEVETKASGADGGGGLFGKTSSDKDNAEGKRITVRLNLSLSEPSDQSSAEFNYSELIQNIQAKKNTPPPAPAPTQTPTLFILPPALDPSDPFNDDDRERLQVEALAKKFENKYGNANAAGKKKRKDRMQDLIDIGFGYDETDPFIDNSEAYDELVPASLTTKLGGFYINTGTLQFRAASESEGEEGGKDVKPRELKDGEEQVIKRRRRKEGNNLEEKKPRKNRVPKPGVSSLMNIHRPEKKKRKKLMKDSLCLAAMLRRFTREKQEMRKMNPTAPHSGMGSSVANAPRANHLLANSHLHANAANNDVSLAELTADPAMMSLLGSANEKELQDLLGDLDFSLLDSSANPHVATPGRENGLMGIGVSGPKPSGGGLGRGLGVAGGLLHPPPLPDGLPAPLIKRIEDLRAASRQFDQEGRKKFFTLDMNNILLDIELQAQEQPMGLRGEVYSHLEAFVPCNKEALLKRLKKLSLNIQDDRLRTPLLKLKLAVCSVMPEQIQRYNMDCMVKAANRQQPGEGEKNGSEEEDEGKPGKRMMGPRKKFVWDDKLRSLLCNLVRVKLSSYELESSQCSLSVEDYLKAFMENEVKPLWPKGWMQARMLFKESRVVHSHLTVNMVKKRMVPTPRAKAKEGQWIQQRPNLPTATTPSLPHVPSTPSVIQARRTSSSPSEPICLSDSLDEDLRAPSLDSVSHALAFLSQAAKGLGPHGSVTDLTLTSPLSPPPLQIPNTSPPSITPHYSPSSSLLTSHSLSKINANLSTMVTMPSMANIKTTLSTSPSTSTASSARMQLAGATLVSRGADGVYGVMKGAGSMGQTQRHNVSMATAIHRQGGMTGGSKLHPPSSPSPPTKQRPPPTASPLLPPHQKVSLGMGVAISELGKSSVKANSSSNGSVMMSNMSSSSPQSRATNSHSHPQQLNSKSPQQLNSKSPQQPSYLTSTVGSSPSQSPSHHQGKSKPHHQSNFITPMQATLTKSSHSNNSSPIIKLTPRPPAPTPPPISSPSSSSSNLLSHSQMISSPLQYQSPKTAGFRPPFSVQGGGQVKPGQGSYSFAGSQKAPCVISSSSVSSASSNSSPMRMSPVTSRPDNSPSPSGTVSTSHGQRQRAVGRAKAVGSRVPTATMATPSVTSHLTQVSAGSPLLGGPLGFGMLGGLVPVSLPFQFPSLLNFTPPGAPGVSGLGTGTNSGYSLSQSDLMDLYKSLQSGSQAALPPHLQLAFSDANQSQGGDMKRKSH; the protein is encoded by the exons ATGGCCGAACCGAGAAAAGTACAATTTGTCACCCTCTCGGCCTTCGCTGCGGGATCAGCCACGGAGACTAGGAAACGCCGGTTGGAGGATGACGAGGCCGACATCGACTTGGATGCGGATGGTGAGGTCGAAACGAAAGCGTCCGGGGCAGATGGTGGCGGTGGGCTTTTCGGCAAAACTAGTAGTGACAAGGACAACGCTGAAGGAAAACGGATTACCGTGCGGTTGAACCTATCTCTGTCCGAGCCCAGCGATCAATCGTCGGCCGAGTTTAACTACAGCGAACTCATCCAAAACATCCAG GCAAAAAAGAACACTCCTcctccagccccagccccaacTCAGACTCCAACTCTTTTTATCCTGCCTCCTGCCCTTGACCCTAGCGACCCTTTCAACGATGACGATAGAGAACGACTGCAGGTGGAGGCCCTGGCCAAGAAGTTTGAGAACAAATAT GGCAATGCGAATGCAGCAGGAAAGAAGAAAAGGAAGGATAGAATGCAGGATCTGATTGACATAGGCTTCGGCTACGACGAGACCGACCCTTTTATTGACAACTCAGAGGCT TATGATGAGCTGGTCCCGGCCTCCCTGACTACCAAGCTGGGAGGGTTCTACATCAACACGGGCACGCTGCAGTTCAGAGCTGCTTCCgagtcagagggagaggaagggggcaAGGATGTCAAACCCAGA GAGCTGAAGGATGGCGAGGAGCAAGTGATCAAGAGACGAAGGAGGAAAGAAGGAAACAATTTGGAAGAGAAGAAACCCCGGAAGAACAGAGTGCCCAAACCAGG AGTGTCGTCTCTGATGAACATCCACCggccagagaagaagaagaggaagaagctgATGAAGGACTCCTTGTGCTTGGCAGCCATGTTGCGCCGCTTCACCCGGGAGAAGCAGGAGATGAGGAAGATGAACCCCACCGCGCCCCACTCCGGCATGGGTAGCTCCGTGGCCAACGCCCCGCGAGCCAACCACCTGCTGGCTAACTCCCACCTGCACGCTAACGCGGCTAACAACGACGTCTCGTTGGCCGAGCTCACCGCGGACCCCGCCATGATGTCACTGCTGGGCTCGGCAAATGAGAAGGAGCTTCAGGATCTTCTGGGTGACCTGGACTTCAGCCTTCTGGACAGCTCGGCTAATCCGCATGTGGCCACGCCCGGGAGAGAGAATGGCCTGATGGGAATTGGAGTTTCAGGGCCGAAGCCGAGTGGGGGCGGGTTAGGGAGGGGGCTGGGGGTTGCAGGGGGTCTCCTACACCCACCTCCGCTCCCTGACGGCCTGCCCGCCCCCCTCATCAAGCGCATCGAGGACCTACGGGCG GCCTCTCGTCAGTTTGATCAAGAGGGAAGGAAGAAATTCTTCACCCTGGATATGAATAACATCCTACTGGA TATTGAGCTGCAGGCGCAGGAGCAGCCGATGGGGCTACGTGGGGAGGTGTATTCTCACCTGGAGGCCTTTGTGCCCTGCAATAAAGAGGCCCTTCTCAAACGCCTCAAGAAGCTTAGCCTCAACATCCAGGATGACCGTCTGCGTACGCCCCTGTTGAAGCTGAAGCTGGCTGTGTGCAGTGTGATGCCCGAGCAGATCCAACGATACAACATGGACTGCATGGTTAAGGCTGCCAA CAGGCAGCagcctggagagggagagaagaacggatcagaggaggaggacgaggggaAGCCGGGGAAGAGGATGATGGGCCCACGGAAGAAGTTTGTCTGGGACGACAAGCTCAG gtcgCTGCTGTGTAACCTGGTGCGTGTGAAGTTGAGCTCCTATGAACTGGAGTCGTCTCAGTGCTCTCTCTCCGTGGAGGATTACCTCAAGGCCTTCATGGAGAACGAGGTCAAACCACTGTGGCCCAAGGGCTGGATGCAGGCCAGGATGCTGTTCAAGGAGAGCCGTGTTGTACACAGTCACCTCACTGTCAACAT GGTCAAGAAAAGGATGGTCCCCACCCCCAGGGCTAAAGCAAAG GAGGGCCAATGGATCCAGCAGAGGCCCAATCTCCCCACCGCCAccaccccttctctcccccacgtcccctccaccccctccgtCATCCAGGCCCGCCGGACCTCCTCGTCCCCCTCGGAGCCCATCTGCCTGTCCGACTCGCTGGACGAGGACCTCCGCGCCCCCTCCCTGGATTCCGTCTCCCACGCCCTCGCCTTCCTCAGCCAAGCCGCCAAGGGCCTGGGTCCCCACGGCAGCGTCACTGACCTCAccctcacctcccccctctcccccccgcCTCTCCAGATCCCCAACACCTCCCCCCCCTCCATCACCCCTCACTACTCCCCCTCGTCTTCCCTACTCACCTCACATTCTCTTTCCAAGATAAACGCCAACTTGTCGACGATGGTGACGATGCCATCGATGGCCAACATTAAGACCACGCTATCTACCTCTCCCTCCACTTCCACGGCGTCGTCGGCTCGCATGCAGCTCGCGGGGGCCACGTTGGTGTCTCGTGGCGCCGACGGAGTGTACGGCGTGATGAAAGGGGCAGGCTCTATGGGACAGACTCAGAGACACAATGTCAGCATGGCAACCGCCATTCACAGGCAAGGGGGCATGACTGGAGGGAGTAAGCTCCACCCACCATCGTCCCCCTCCCCGCCCACCAAGCAGCGGCCCCCTCCCACAGCCTCTCCGCTCCTGCCCCCCCATCAGAAGGTCTCCCTGGGCATGGGGGTGGCAATATCAGAACTAGGGAAGAGCAGTGTCAAAGCCAACAGCAGCAGTAACGGCAGTGTCATGATGAGCAACatgtcctcttcctcccctcagtCCCGTGCCACCAACTCCCACTCACACCCCCAGCAGCTCAACTCCAAGAGCCCTCAGCAGCTCAACTCCAAGAGCCCCCAGCAACCCTCCTACCTCACCTCCACGGTGGGCTCTTCACCCTCCCAGTCCCCCTCCCACCACCAGGGCAAATCCAAGCCCCACCACCAGTCCAACTTCATCACCCCCATGCAGGCAACTCTCACCAAGTCCTCCCACAGCAACAACTCCTCCCCCATCATCAAGCTCACCCCTCGCCCCCCtgcccccacccctcctcccatctcctccccttcctcctcctcttccaacctcctctctcactctcaaatGATCTCCAGCCCTCTCCAGTACCAGTCCCCCAAGACTGCTGGCTTCCGCCCCCCATTTAGTGTCCAAGGTGGGGGTCAGGTGAAGCCGGGCCAGGGCAGTTATAGCTTCGCAGGGAGCCAGAAGGCTCCGTGTGTCATTAGCAGTAGTAGCGTTAGCAGCGCTAGCTCCAACAGCAGCCCCATGCGCATGTCGCCCGTCACCAGTCGTCCGGACAACAGCCCCTCCCCCTCCGGCACGGTCTCGACCAGTcacggacagagacagagggccgTGGGCAGAGCCAAGGCTGTAGGCAGTCGGGTGCCCACGGCAACCATGGCCACACCCTCCGTCACCTCACACCTGACGCAG GTGTCAGCTGGCAGTCCCCTCCTGGGCGGGCCACTTGGCTTTGGGATGCTGGGGGGGCTAGTGCCCGTCTCACTGCCCTTCCAGTTCCCATCGCTGCTCAACTTCACTCCTCCTGGTGCCCCGGGGGTCAGCGGCCTGGGCACGGGCACCAACTCAGGATACAGCCTCTCACAGAGCGACTTAATGG aTCTGTATAAGAGTCTCCAGTCAGGGTCACAGGCTGCTCTACCTCCTCACTTGCAGCTTGCTTTCTCAG ATGCGAACCAAAGCCAGGGTGGCGACATGAAGAGGAAGTCCCACTGA